From the Clostridiales bacterium FE2011 genome, one window contains:
- a CDS encoding IMP cyclohydrolase, whose protein sequence is MDIYRINTPEELLKDNTYPGRGIIIGKTPDGTKAMTAYFIMGRSDNSRNRIFTEKNGEVFTEPFDASKVQDPSLIIYAAIRSFGNNLIVTNGNQTDTIYDGLKDGKTFSAALESREFEPDGPNFTPRISGMLTFGNEDFTYQMSILKSADAEGSACNRFTYSYAPLNGLGHFIHTYVCDGNPIPTFQGEPERIAVSDDIDDMTDILWKNLNEQNKISLYVRYVDLKTGAAESRLVNKNK, encoded by the coding sequence ATGGACATCTACCGCATCAATACCCCTGAGGAACTGCTGAAGGACAACACCTACCCCGGACGCGGCATCATCATCGGCAAGACGCCGGACGGAACGAAAGCCATGACCGCCTATTTCATCATGGGCCGCAGCGACAACAGCCGCAACCGGATCTTCACCGAGAAGAACGGCGAAGTTTTCACCGAGCCCTTCGACGCCTCGAAGGTCCAGGACCCCTCCCTGATCATCTATGCCGCGATCCGTTCTTTCGGGAACAACCTGATCGTGACCAACGGCAACCAGACTGATACGATTTACGACGGCCTGAAGGACGGTAAAACCTTCTCCGCCGCGCTGGAAAGCCGGGAGTTTGAGCCGGACGGCCCGAACTTCACCCCCCGCATCAGCGGTATGCTGACCTTCGGAAACGAAGATTTTACCTACCAGATGAGCATCCTGAAGAGCGCCGACGCTGAAGGCAGCGCCTGCAACCGCTTCACCTACAGCTATGCTCCGCTGAACGGCCTGGGCCACTTCATCCACACCTATGTGTGCGACGGTAATCCGATTCCCACCTTCCAGGGCGAGCCGGAACGCATCGCGGTGAGCGACGATATCGATGATATGACGGATATCCTGTGGAAGAACCTGAACGAGCAGAACAAGATCAGCCTCTATGTCCGCTATGTGGACCTGAAGACCGGCGCCGCTGAAAGCCGGCTGGTCAACAAGAACAAGTGA
- a CDS encoding phosphoribosylformylglycinamidine cyclo-ligase, which yields MNESRSEAYAAAGVDITAGYKSVELMKKHIQRTETPGVCSDVGGFGGLFQPDMTGMKEPVLVSGTDGVGTKLKIALLMDKHDTIGIDCVAMCVNDIICCGAKPLFFLDYIACGKNVPERIAEIVKGVCEGCIQAGCALIGGETAEHPGMMPEDDYDLAGYSTGIVDKAQIIDNKTMKAGDVVIALPSTGVHSNGFSLVRKVFDVENADLTAPVEKLGGKSLGETLLTPTRIYVKPVLALLKEVAVKGISHITGGGFYENIPRSIPDGLGAKITRSQVKVLPIFDLIAEKGGISERDMFNTFNMGVGMSIVVAAEDAEKALRILKDNGEEAYVIGEIIESEDKITII from the coding sequence ATGAACGAATCCAGATCTGAAGCCTACGCCGCCGCTGGCGTTGATATCACTGCCGGTTACAAGTCTGTTGAGCTGATGAAAAAGCATATCCAGCGGACAGAGACCCCCGGGGTCTGCTCTGATGTGGGCGGATTCGGCGGACTGTTCCAGCCGGATATGACCGGCATGAAGGAACCGGTGCTGGTATCCGGCACCGACGGCGTGGGCACCAAGCTGAAAATTGCCCTGCTGATGGATAAGCACGATACCATCGGTATCGACTGCGTGGCCATGTGCGTCAACGATATCATCTGCTGCGGCGCGAAGCCCCTGTTCTTCCTGGACTACATTGCCTGCGGAAAGAATGTGCCCGAGCGGATTGCAGAGATCGTCAAGGGCGTCTGCGAGGGCTGCATCCAGGCCGGCTGCGCGCTGATCGGCGGCGAGACGGCAGAGCATCCCGGGATGATGCCCGAGGACGACTATGACCTGGCCGGATATTCCACGGGTATCGTGGACAAGGCACAGATCATTGACAACAAGACCATGAAGGCCGGGGATGTGGTGATCGCGCTGCCGTCCACCGGTGTTCACTCCAACGGTTTCTCCCTGGTGCGGAAAGTGTTCGACGTGGAAAACGCGGACCTGACGGCGCCGGTGGAAAAGCTGGGCGGAAAGAGCCTGGGCGAGACCCTGCTGACCCCCACCCGGATCTATGTAAAGCCTGTGCTGGCTCTGTTGAAGGAAGTGGCGGTGAAGGGCATCAGTCACATCACCGGCGGCGGATTCTATGAGAACATTCCGCGGAGCATTCCGGACGGCCTGGGCGCGAAAATCACCCGCAGCCAGGTGAAGGTGCTCCCGATCTTTGACCTGATCGCCGAAAAGGGCGGCATCAGCGAGCGGGATATGTTCAACACCTTCAACATGGGTGTCGGCATGAGCATTGTTGTTGCGGCAGAGGATGCGGAGAAAGCGCTGCGGATTCTGAAGGACAACGGAGAAGAAGCCTACGTGATCGGTGAAATCATCGAGAGCGAGGATAAAATCACGATCATCTGA
- a CDS encoding phosphoribosylaminoimidazolecarboxamide formyltransferase, with translation MKEFELKYGCNPNQKPAKIYMSDGSELPIKILSGRPGFINFLDAFNSWQLVKELKAALGMPAVTSFKHVSPTSAAVGIPLSADLKKACFVDDIEGLDDSPLACAYARARGTDRMCSFGDWVALSDVCDVTTAKMIKREVSDGVIAPGYEPEALEILKQKRKGNYNIVEIDPDYVPEVQERKQVFGITFEQGRNNFEINRELLSDIVTKTKDLPDSAVRDLIIALITLKYTQSNSVCYAVDGQAIGVGAGQQSRIHCTRLAGSKADTWFLRQHEKVLNLPFRADLGRPERDNVIDGYINQNEEDVCADGNWQKYFTAQPAPLTDAEKRAFLDTRQNVALGSDAFFPFSDNIERAYKSGVKYIAEPGGSIRDDAVIDCCDKYGMTMAFTHMRLFHH, from the coding sequence ATGAAAGAATTCGAACTCAAGTATGGCTGCAACCCCAACCAGAAGCCCGCGAAGATCTACATGAGCGACGGCAGCGAGCTGCCGATCAAAATCCTGTCCGGCCGTCCCGGTTTCATCAACTTCCTGGACGCCTTCAACAGCTGGCAGCTGGTGAAGGAACTGAAGGCTGCCCTGGGCATGCCCGCCGTGACCAGCTTCAAGCACGTGAGCCCCACTTCCGCTGCGGTTGGCATTCCGCTGTCCGCTGACCTGAAGAAGGCCTGCTTTGTGGATGATATCGAAGGCCTGGACGATTCCCCCCTGGCCTGCGCTTATGCCCGTGCCCGCGGCACAGACCGTATGTGCTCCTTCGGTGACTGGGTTGCCCTGAGCGACGTGTGCGACGTGACCACCGCGAAGATGATCAAGCGGGAAGTGTCCGACGGCGTCATTGCTCCCGGCTATGAGCCCGAAGCCCTGGAAATCCTGAAGCAGAAGCGCAAGGGCAATTACAACATCGTTGAGATCGATCCCGACTATGTGCCTGAAGTGCAGGAGCGCAAGCAGGTATTCGGCATCACCTTCGAACAGGGCCGCAACAACTTTGAAATCAACCGGGAACTGCTCTCGGATATCGTGACGAAGACCAAGGATCTGCCGGATTCCGCCGTGCGTGACCTGATCATCGCCCTGATTACCCTGAAGTACACCCAGTCCAATTCCGTCTGCTACGCGGTGGACGGCCAGGCCATCGGCGTGGGTGCCGGCCAGCAGAGCCGTATCCACTGCACCCGCCTTGCCGGTTCCAAGGCGGATACCTGGTTCCTGCGTCAGCATGAGAAGGTGCTGAACCTGCCTTTCCGTGCGGATCTGGGCCGCCCCGAGCGGGACAACGTCATCGACGGCTACATCAACCAGAATGAGGAAGATGTCTGCGCCGACGGCAACTGGCAGAAGTACTTCACCGCCCAGCCGGCTCCCCTGACCGACGCGGAGAAGCGCGCCTTCCTGGATACCCGGCAGAATGTGGCGCTGGGCTCCGACGCTTTCTTCCCCTTCAGCGACAACATTGAACGCGCCTATAAGAGCGGCGTGAAATACATTGCCGAGCCCGGCGGCTCCATCCGCGATGACGCTGTGATTGACTGCTGCGACAAGTACGGCATGACGATGGCGTTCACTCACATGAGACTGTTCCACCATTAA
- the purD gene encoding phosphoribosylamine--glycine ligase — MNILLVGGGGREHTIIKKLRQNPEVETIYALPGNGGIAADATCVDVKATDIEGIAAFARSTKIDYAVVAPDDPLVLGCVDALEAEGIPCFGPRKNAAIIEGSKVFSKDLMKKYGIPTAAYEVFTDPKKALEYLETSPIPTVIKADGLALGKGVTVAMNRWEAREAVREIMEDKKFGKSGDQIVIEEFLEGPEVTVLAFTDGTTVKPMVSSMDHKRAEDGDNGPNTGGMGTVAPNPFYTEEIAKTCMETIFLPTIRAMKAEGREFRGCLYFGLMLTKNGPKVIEYNCRFGDPETQVVLPLLESDLLTVMQATTNGTLADCKVKFKDAHACCVVLASMGYPVHYEKGYEITIPADVQDHVFVAGAALKDGKLVTSGGRVLGVTAVADTLQEAVKEAYAMADRIEFGNKYCRRDIGQRALSALK, encoded by the coding sequence ATGAATATTCTTCTTGTCGGCGGCGGCGGCCGTGAGCATACCATTATCAAGAAACTGAGGCAGAACCCGGAAGTCGAAACCATTTATGCCCTGCCGGGAAACGGCGGGATCGCGGCGGATGCGACCTGTGTGGACGTAAAAGCTACGGATATTGAAGGCATTGCTGCCTTTGCCCGGAGCACAAAGATTGACTACGCGGTTGTGGCTCCGGATGATCCGCTGGTGCTGGGCTGTGTGGACGCCCTGGAGGCGGAAGGCATTCCCTGCTTCGGTCCCCGGAAAAACGCGGCGATCATTGAGGGAAGCAAGGTCTTCTCCAAGGACCTGATGAAGAAGTACGGCATTCCCACCGCGGCCTATGAAGTGTTCACCGATCCGAAAAAGGCGCTGGAATACCTGGAAACCTCTCCGATTCCGACGGTAATCAAGGCGGACGGCCTGGCCCTGGGCAAGGGCGTGACCGTGGCCATGAACCGCTGGGAAGCGCGCGAAGCCGTGCGGGAGATCATGGAAGACAAGAAGTTTGGCAAGAGCGGCGATCAGATCGTCATTGAAGAATTCCTTGAAGGACCCGAAGTAACCGTGCTGGCTTTCACGGACGGTACGACCGTGAAGCCCATGGTATCCAGCATGGACCATAAGCGGGCGGAGGACGGAGACAACGGCCCGAATACCGGCGGCATGGGCACTGTCGCGCCGAATCCCTTCTACACGGAAGAGATTGCAAAGACCTGCATGGAAACCATTTTCCTGCCGACCATCCGGGCGATGAAGGCGGAAGGCCGGGAATTCCGCGGCTGCCTGTATTTCGGCCTGATGCTCACCAAGAACGGACCGAAAGTGATAGAATACAACTGCCGGTTCGGCGATCCGGAAACCCAGGTGGTGCTGCCCCTGCTGGAGAGCGACCTGCTGACCGTGATGCAGGCAACCACCAACGGCACACTGGCGGACTGCAAAGTGAAATTCAAAGACGCGCATGCCTGCTGTGTGGTGCTCGCCTCCATGGGCTATCCCGTACATTATGAAAAGGGATACGAGATCACCATTCCCGCGGATGTGCAGGATCACGTCTTCGTGGCCGGCGCCGCGCTGAAGGACGGAAAACTGGTAACTTCCGGCGGCCGGGTGCTGGGTGTGACCGCGGTGGCGGACACCCTGCAGGAGGCCGTGAAGGAAGCCTATGCCATGGCCGATCGGATTGAATTCGGCAACAAGTACTGCCGGCGTGATATCGGACAGAGAGCGCTTTCAGCACTGAAATGA
- a CDS encoding phosphoribosylglycinamide formyltransferase: protein MSAKARIAVLVSGGGTNLQAILDASARGEIPDGEVVLVISDRSGAYALERAQKAGIPTMEINKKACGGQVPFEQQLIAALTTNRVDLIVLAGFLSILTENFTTLYTRRIINVHPSLIPSFCGAGFYGLKVHQAALDRGVKVTGATVHFVNEIPDGGEIIAQKAVDIQPGDTPEILQRRVMEQAEWIILPKSVEIISKEIISTMKNE, encoded by the coding sequence ATGAGCGCAAAAGCCCGTATTGCCGTACTGGTTTCCGGCGGCGGAACCAACCTGCAGGCGATCCTGGACGCTTCAGCCCGGGGAGAAATCCCGGACGGGGAAGTGGTTCTGGTGATCAGCGACCGTTCCGGAGCCTATGCCTTGGAGCGCGCACAGAAAGCCGGTATCCCCACCATGGAAATCAACAAGAAGGCCTGCGGCGGGCAGGTGCCCTTTGAGCAGCAGCTGATCGCGGCCCTGACAACCAACCGGGTTGACCTGATTGTACTGGCCGGATTCCTGAGCATCCTGACGGAGAACTTCACTACGCTGTATACCCGCCGGATTATCAATGTTCATCCCAGCCTGATCCCCAGTTTCTGTGGAGCGGGCTTCTACGGCCTGAAGGTTCACCAGGCAGCGCTGGACCGGGGCGTGAAAGTCACCGGAGCGACCGTGCACTTTGTCAATGAGATTCCGGACGGCGGAGAGATCATCGCCCAGAAGGCGGTGGACATCCAGCCCGGAGATACCCCTGAGATCCTGCAGCGCCGGGTCATGGAGCAGGCAGAATGGATCATCCTGCCCAAGAGTGTTGAAATCATTTCTAAAGAAATTATTTCAACAATGAAGAATGAATAA
- a CDS encoding phosphoribosylformylglycinamidine synthase, translating into MVYRIFVEKKPGLDNEARALLGDAKKFLGIKGLEKVRLLNRYDAENISDDMFSLAVREVFSEPQLDNTMDQFDAEGAIAVFAVEYLPGQFDQRADSAAQCIQFLSQGERPLVRSAKVYLLYGSLSAEEIAEIKKYVINPVEAREASMDLPETLKTEYAVPTEVATLEGFTKLDRAGLEKFVADYGLAMDVDDITFCQSWFREEGREPTITEIRMLDTYWSDHCRHTTFLTEIDSVRFEDPVLEKAWKRYMDVRAELGREKKPVCLMDLATVAVKYLKKHGKLDKLDESEEINACTVKMDVERDGVKEPWLLLFKNETHNHPTEIEPFGGAATCIGGAIRDPLSGRAYVYGAMRVTGAADPTKPVSETIPGKLPQRKLVTTAAAGYASYGNQIGLATGIVDEIYHPGYAAKRMEIGAVIAAAPAENVRRERPAPGDVVILLGGSTGRDGIGGATGSSKAHNAHSVETCGAEVQKGNAPEERKLQRLFRNPKATRLIKRCNDFGAGGVSVAIGELADGLEIDLNAVPKKYEGLDGTELAISESQERMAVVVAAEDAEAFLALSAEENLQACIVAEVKAEPRLRMNWNGKTIVDISREFLNSNGAPKHTAITPAASHPAADLPKQEPADFAGLLKTTASDLAVCSRRGLSERFDSTIGAGTVLMPFGGKNQLTPIQAMVQKISLEKGHTDDCSLMAWGYDPELTSFSPYHGAYLAVVDSVTKLIAAGASFEDVYLTFQEYFEKPGTDGKRWGKPLAALLGAFEAQMNLGVGAIGGKDSMSGSFEKLDVPPTLVSFAVTTAKTGDIISPEFKKAGHPVVVLEPERDEQGLPVTESLLALYNQVTGLIREGKIVSCRTAEVGGSLASVLKMALGNGLGFAFEKDWELKELAEVRYGSFIAELSEDMDLGRKLGVVTEEPVLTWRDNAADVKELRVIGRDKLEKVYPTLNPEWSLEDRAEADACWPAARKEDRTETFNYKANGWKAPALHIAKPGVLIPAFPGTNCEIDSARAAEDAGAKAEIFVVRNRSAEDIVRSAEEFAAKVRENQMIFIPGGFSGGDEPDGSAKFIIAFFRNQGVTEAVTEMLDKRDGLMCGICNGFQALIKLGLVPYGKIIETDEHCPTLTFNTIGRHQSRIVRTRVASNLSPWLRNARQGAVYSVPISHGEGRFLAEESLIRKLAENGQIATQYVDLDDQPTMDLRFNPNGSLYAIEGITSPDGRVFGKMGHSERVGKDLYKNVPGNYDIKMFESAVQYFR; encoded by the coding sequence TTGGTTTACAGAATCTTTGTTGAAAAAAAGCCCGGCCTGGACAATGAAGCCCGGGCACTGCTGGGAGACGCGAAAAAGTTCCTGGGGATCAAAGGCCTGGAAAAGGTCCGGCTGCTGAACCGCTATGACGCTGAGAACATCTCAGATGATATGTTCTCCCTGGCGGTCCGGGAGGTGTTCTCTGAGCCCCAGCTGGACAATACAATGGATCAGTTTGACGCGGAAGGCGCGATTGCCGTGTTCGCGGTGGAATACCTGCCCGGTCAGTTTGACCAGCGGGCGGACTCCGCTGCCCAGTGCATTCAGTTCCTTTCCCAGGGCGAGCGTCCGCTCGTCCGCAGCGCGAAGGTTTACCTGCTCTACGGCAGCCTGTCCGCTGAAGAGATCGCGGAAATCAAGAAGTATGTGATCAACCCGGTGGAAGCCCGGGAAGCTTCCATGGATCTGCCGGAAACCCTGAAGACGGAATACGCGGTGCCCACGGAAGTGGCAACCCTGGAAGGCTTCACGAAGCTTGACCGCGCCGGCCTGGAGAAGTTTGTGGCGGATTACGGCCTGGCCATGGACGTGGATGATATCACCTTCTGCCAGTCCTGGTTCCGGGAAGAAGGCCGGGAACCCACCATCACGGAAATCCGGATGCTGGACACCTACTGGAGCGACCACTGCCGTCACACCACCTTCCTGACCGAGATCGACAGCGTCCGCTTTGAAGATCCGGTGCTGGAGAAGGCATGGAAGCGCTACATGGATGTGCGCGCTGAACTCGGCCGGGAAAAGAAGCCGGTGTGCCTGATGGACCTCGCCACGGTTGCGGTGAAGTACCTGAAGAAGCACGGCAAGCTGGACAAGCTGGACGAGAGCGAAGAAATCAACGCCTGCACGGTGAAGATGGACGTGGAGCGGGACGGGGTCAAGGAGCCCTGGCTGCTGCTGTTCAAGAATGAAACCCACAACCATCCCACTGAGATTGAACCTTTCGGCGGCGCGGCCACCTGTATCGGCGGCGCGATCCGGGATCCCCTGAGCGGCCGGGCCTATGTTTACGGCGCGATGCGCGTGACCGGTGCTGCGGATCCCACCAAGCCCGTTTCTGAAACCATCCCCGGCAAGCTGCCCCAGCGCAAGCTGGTGACTACCGCGGCAGCCGGTTATGCTTCCTACGGCAACCAGATCGGCCTGGCCACCGGCATTGTGGATGAAATCTATCATCCCGGCTACGCGGCCAAGCGTATGGAGATCGGCGCAGTGATTGCCGCGGCTCCCGCGGAAAATGTACGCCGCGAGCGTCCGGCTCCCGGCGACGTGGTGATCCTGCTGGGCGGTTCCACCGGCCGTGACGGTATCGGCGGTGCCACCGGTTCCTCCAAGGCTCATAATGCCCACAGCGTGGAAACCTGCGGCGCGGAAGTCCAGAAGGGTAACGCGCCGGAAGAGCGCAAGCTCCAGCGGCTGTTCCGCAATCCGAAGGCCACCAGGCTGATCAAGCGCTGCAATGACTTCGGTGCGGGCGGCGTCAGCGTTGCCATCGGCGAGCTGGCGGACGGCCTGGAAATCGACCTGAACGCGGTACCGAAGAAATATGAAGGCCTCGATGGTACTGAGCTGGCCATTTCCGAGAGCCAGGAGCGCATGGCCGTGGTTGTGGCCGCGGAAGATGCGGAAGCTTTCCTGGCCCTGTCGGCGGAGGAAAACCTGCAGGCCTGCATCGTGGCGGAAGTGAAGGCTGAGCCGCGCCTGCGGATGAACTGGAACGGAAAGACCATTGTGGATATCAGCCGTGAGTTCCTGAACTCCAACGGTGCCCCGAAGCATACCGCGATTACCCCCGCAGCTTCCCATCCCGCCGCGGATCTGCCGAAGCAGGAGCCCGCGGACTTTGCGGGGCTGCTGAAGACCACGGCTTCCGACCTGGCGGTCTGCTCCCGCCGGGGCCTGTCCGAGCGGTTTGACTCCACCATCGGCGCCGGCACGGTGCTGATGCCCTTCGGCGGCAAGAACCAGCTGACCCCCATCCAGGCGATGGTCCAGAAGATCAGCCTGGAAAAGGGACACACGGATGACTGCTCCCTGATGGCCTGGGGCTATGATCCGGAGCTGACCTCCTTCAGCCCCTATCATGGTGCCTATCTTGCTGTGGTGGATTCTGTCACCAAGCTGATTGCGGCCGGTGCCTCCTTTGAGGACGTGTACCTGACCTTCCAGGAATACTTTGAGAAACCCGGAACGGACGGAAAACGCTGGGGCAAGCCTCTGGCGGCCCTGCTGGGTGCCTTTGAAGCCCAGATGAACCTGGGTGTCGGCGCCATCGGCGGCAAGGACTCTATGTCCGGTTCATTTGAAAAGCTGGATGTGCCGCCTACGCTGGTTTCCTTCGCGGTGACCACGGCAAAGACCGGCGACATCATTTCCCCTGAGTTCAAGAAAGCGGGTCATCCCGTGGTCGTGCTGGAGCCGGAACGGGATGAACAGGGCCTGCCGGTAACGGAATCCCTGCTGGCTCTCTACAACCAGGTGACAGGGCTGATCCGTGAAGGAAAGATTGTTTCCTGCCGTACGGCAGAGGTTGGCGGATCCCTTGCCTCTGTGCTGAAGATGGCGCTGGGCAACGGCCTGGGCTTCGCCTTTGAGAAGGACTGGGAGCTGAAGGAGCTGGCGGAGGTTCGCTACGGCAGCTTTATCGCGGAACTGTCCGAAGACATGGACCTCGGCCGGAAGCTGGGCGTTGTGACCGAAGAACCCGTGCTGACCTGGCGGGATAACGCGGCGGACGTGAAGGAGCTGCGCGTGATCGGCCGGGACAAGCTGGAAAAAGTGTATCCGACCCTGAATCCGGAGTGGTCCCTGGAAGACCGGGCAGAAGCGGACGCCTGCTGGCCCGCGGCCCGAAAGGAAGACCGGACGGAAACCTTCAACTACAAGGCCAACGGCTGGAAAGCCCCGGCCCTGCATATTGCGAAGCCCGGCGTGCTGATCCCGGCATTCCCCGGCACCAACTGCGAAATCGACAGCGCCCGCGCCGCGGAAGACGCCGGCGCGAAGGCGGAAATCTTCGTGGTCCGGAACCGGTCCGCGGAGGATATTGTCCGCAGCGCGGAAGAGTTTGCCGCGAAGGTTCGTGAGAACCAGATGATCTTCATCCCCGGCGGCTTCTCCGGCGGCGATGAACCGGACGGCAGCGCGAAGTTTATCATCGCCTTCTTCCGGAACCAGGGCGTCACCGAAGCGGTGACCGAGATGCTGGACAAGCGGGACGGCCTTATGTGCGGTATCTGTAACGGCTTCCAGGCCCTGATCAAGCTGGGACTGGTGCCCTACGGCAAGATCATTGAAACCGATGAGCACTGCCCGACCCTGACCTTCAACACCATCGGCCGCCACCAGAGCCGGATTGTCCGCACCCGGGTGGCCAGCAACCTGAGCCCCTGGCTGCGCAATGCCCGGCAGGGCGCGGTTTACAGCGTGCCGATCAGCCACGGCGAAGGCCGCTTCCTGGCGGAGGAAAGCCTGATCCGGAAGCTGGCAGAGAACGGACAGATTGCCACCCAGTATGTGGATCTGGACGATCAGCCCACCATGGACCTGCGCTTCAATCCCAACGGCAGCCTGTATGCCATTGAAGGTATCACCAGCCCGGACGGCCGCGTCTTCGGCAAGATGGGTCACAGCGAGCGCGTTGGCAAAGACCTGTACAAGAACGTTCCCGGAAACTACGATATCAAAATGTTCGAATCTGCGGTCCAGTACTTCAGATAA
- a CDS encoding formate--tetrahydrofolate ligase: MAYLSDIEIAQQCEMKPIMEIAKRAHVDEKYVEQYGRYKAKIDPALIDETDRKPGKLILVTAITPTPAGEGKTTTTIGLADGLSRIGKDVTVALREPSLGPVFGVKGGAAGGGYAQVVPMEDINLHFTGDFHAIGAANNLLAAMLDNHIQQGNALGIDVKKITWKRCVDMNDRQLRFVVDGLGGKANGTPREDGFDITVASEIMAVFCLASSMADLKERLSRIIVAYTYDDKPVTAGDLKATGAMAALLRDALKPNLVQTLEGTPAFVHGGPFANIAHGCNSVMATRMAMRMGDYTVTEAGFGADLGAEKFLDIKCRMAGLTPDAVVVVGTVRALKMHGGLDKKQLANEDLAALERGIPNLLRHVNNIKNVYQLPCVVAINRFPTDTDAEIDFIIRKCRELGVNTVLSTVWAEGGKGGEDLAREVVRLCEEEQGNFTFSYELDASIEEKLEAVTKKIYGGAGVVLTPAAKKQAERLTALGFDKVPVCVAKTQYSFSDDPTLLGAPEGFVVTVRNLKVSAGAGFLVALTGEIMTMPGLPKSPAAERIDVDDNGKISGLF; the protein is encoded by the coding sequence ATGGCCTACTTATCCGACATCGAGATTGCCCAGCAGTGTGAAATGAAGCCGATCATGGAGATCGCGAAGAGGGCCCACGTAGACGAAAAATATGTGGAGCAGTACGGCCGTTACAAGGCCAAGATCGATCCTGCCCTGATTGACGAAACCGACCGGAAGCCCGGAAAGCTGATCCTGGTCACAGCAATTACCCCCACCCCCGCGGGTGAAGGCAAGACCACGACCACGATCGGTCTGGCGGACGGCCTGTCCCGGATCGGCAAGGACGTTACCGTTGCGCTGCGTGAGCCGAGCCTCGGCCCGGTGTTCGGCGTCAAGGGCGGTGCGGCCGGCGGCGGTTATGCCCAGGTAGTGCCCATGGAAGATATTAACCTGCACTTCACCGGCGACTTTCATGCCATCGGCGCGGCGAACAACCTGCTGGCGGCCATGCTGGACAACCATATCCAGCAGGGGAACGCCCTGGGGATCGACGTGAAGAAGATCACCTGGAAGCGCTGCGTGGACATGAACGACCGTCAGCTGCGCTTTGTGGTGGACGGCCTGGGCGGAAAGGCCAACGGCACACCCCGTGAGGACGGCTTCGACATCACCGTGGCCAGTGAAATCATGGCGGTGTTCTGCCTGGCTTCCTCCATGGCGGACCTGAAGGAACGGCTGTCCCGGATTATCGTTGCCTATACCTATGATGACAAGCCTGTTACCGCGGGCGACCTGAAGGCGACCGGCGCCATGGCAGCCCTGCTGCGTGACGCGCTGAAGCCCAATCTGGTGCAGACCCTGGAAGGAACCCCCGCCTTCGTGCACGGCGGACCTTTCGCGAACATTGCCCATGGCTGCAACTCCGTCATGGCGACCCGGATGGCCATGCGGATGGGCGACTATACTGTGACCGAAGCCGGCTTCGGCGCGGACCTGGGCGCGGAAAAGTTCCTGGACATCAAGTGCCGGATGGCAGGCCTGACCCCGGACGCGGTGGTTGTGGTCGGTACCGTGCGCGCCCTGAAGATGCACGGCGGCCTGGACAAGAAACAGCTGGCCAATGAAGACCTGGCGGCCCTGGAGCGGGGCATCCCGAACCTGCTGCGCCATGTGAACAACATCAAGAACGTTTACCAGCTGCCCTGCGTGGTGGCCATCAACCGCTTCCCCACGGATACGGACGCGGAAATCGACTTCATCATCCGCAAGTGCCGGGAGCTGGGCGTCAACACCGTGCTGTCCACCGTCTGGGCAGAAGGCGGCAAGGGCGGCGAGGACCTGGCCCGCGAGGTTGTGCGGCTGTGCGAAGAAGAGCAGGGCAACTTCACCTTCTCCTATGAGCTGGACGCCTCCATCGAGGAGAAGCTGGAAGCTGTGACAAAGAAGATTTACGGCGGCGCCGGCGTTGTGCTGACTCCTGCGGCGAAGAAACAGGCGGAGCGCCTCACGGCCCTGGGCTTTGACAAGGTACCGGTATGCGTGGCCAAGACCCAGTATTCCTTCTCCGATGATCCCACCCTGCTGGGTGCTCCGGAAGGCTTTGTGGTCACCGTGCGGAACCTGAAGGTTTCCGCAGGCGCGGGCTTCCTGGTTGCCCTGACCGGCGAGATCATGACCATGCCCGGCCTGCCGAAGTCTCCTGCCGCCGAACGGATCGACGTGGATGACAACGGAAAGATCAGCGGCCTGTTCTGA